One window of the Streptomyces sp. TS71-3 genome contains the following:
- a CDS encoding ABC transporter ATP-binding protein, protein MTTASTSTAPDADDGDESRTTGTGTANGTSATGSANANGNGNGNGNGNGTDKANGTHANGTTGTNGANANGTTGTNATGTADDTDTTNGSTTTEERKPATAEKPRTSEEPSTSEEPGTPAPPDTADTSDTLDAPGDPFDHDTLPSPKGATGALLRSLLAPMRARVVVTTVLLLLQQAAVQAGPLLVAYAIDRGAPAARHDDYGPLMAVGGGYVLCALASGGLQYAFIIASARVNQDVLLDLRGRIFRHAQALSIDFHERYTSGRLIARSTTDVESLRELLSEGLQELITVILSFVYISVMLLWLDLGLGSVAVVSFVPLYLLVRMYRRRAGRIFALRSTAVAAVIVKFTETMNGIRPVRAFRREKANDAAFGVLNRRHERLNGDTLLEMARYVVGSRLVANTAIAAIVLWGAYRVASGSLALGVLAAAVLYLRRLYDPIDRLGMFLNSYQSAAASLEKIAGLLAQKPSVPEPSSPTSLPEREPGRPGRAVTFEGVRFAYRTGGEVLPRFDLRIPAGQTVAVVGSTGAGKSTLAKLLARFYDPTEGRVLLDGTDLRDLSVPDLRRGVVMVTQEAFLFSGTVAENIAIGRPDATREEIEQAAKAIGAHDFIASLPDGYDTDVRKRGGRISAGQRQLVAFARALLADPAVLILDEATSSLDIPGERAVQRAMDTVLRGRTAMVIAHRLSTVEIADRVLVMADGRVVEDGPPAELIADTGAFADLHRAWRESVAG, encoded by the coding sequence ATGACCACGGCGTCCACCAGCACAGCACCGGACGCCGACGACGGCGACGAGAGCCGCACCACGGGCACCGGCACGGCGAACGGCACGAGCGCCACGGGCTCCGCGAACGCGAACGGGAACGGGAACGGGAACGGGAACGGGAACGGCACCGACAAGGCGAACGGCACACACGCCAACGGCACCACCGGCACGAACGGCGCGAACGCCAACGGGACCACCGGCACGAACGCCACCGGCACGGCGGACGACACGGACACCACGAACGGTTCCACCACCACCGAGGAACGAAAGCCCGCCACCGCCGAGAAGCCCAGAACCTCCGAAGAGCCCAGCACCTCCGAAGAGCCCGGCACCCCCGCACCCCCCGACACCGCCGACACATCCGACACCCTCGACGCCCCCGGCGACCCCTTCGACCACGACACCCTCCCCTCCCCCAAGGGCGCCACCGGCGCCCTGCTCCGCTCCCTGCTCGCACCGATGCGCGCCAGAGTCGTGGTCACCACGGTGCTGCTGCTCCTCCAGCAGGCTGCCGTGCAGGCGGGCCCGCTGCTGGTCGCCTACGCCATCGACCGGGGCGCCCCGGCGGCCCGGCACGACGACTACGGCCCGCTGATGGCGGTCGGCGGCGGTTACGTGCTCTGCGCGCTCGCCTCCGGCGGACTCCAGTACGCGTTCATCATCGCCTCGGCACGCGTCAACCAGGACGTGCTGCTCGACCTGCGGGGCCGGATCTTCCGGCACGCGCAGGCCCTGAGCATCGACTTCCACGAGCGCTACACCTCGGGGCGGCTGATCGCACGGTCCACCACGGACGTCGAGTCCCTGCGGGAGCTGCTGAGCGAGGGGCTTCAGGAGCTCATCACCGTCATCCTGTCGTTCGTCTACATCTCGGTGATGCTGCTCTGGCTCGACCTCGGCCTGGGCTCGGTCGCGGTGGTCTCCTTCGTGCCGCTGTACCTGCTGGTCCGCATGTACCGGCGGCGGGCGGGGCGGATCTTCGCGCTGCGGTCCACGGCGGTCGCCGCCGTCATCGTGAAGTTCACGGAGACGATGAACGGCATCCGTCCGGTACGCGCGTTCCGCCGTGAGAAGGCGAACGACGCCGCGTTCGGCGTGCTCAACCGGCGTCATGAGCGGCTGAACGGGGACACGCTGCTGGAGATGGCCCGCTATGTGGTCGGTTCGCGGCTGGTGGCCAACACCGCGATCGCCGCGATCGTCCTCTGGGGGGCCTACCGGGTCGCGAGCGGTTCGCTGGCGCTGGGCGTGCTGGCGGCGGCGGTGCTGTACCTGCGGCGGCTGTACGACCCGATCGACCGGCTGGGGATGTTCCTGAACTCCTACCAGTCCGCGGCGGCCTCCCTGGAGAAGATCGCGGGCCTGCTGGCGCAGAAGCCCTCCGTGCCGGAGCCGTCCTCTCCCACGTCCCTTCCGGAGCGGGAACCGGGCCGTCCGGGGCGCGCGGTGACGTTCGAGGGCGTGCGCTTCGCGTACCGCACCGGTGGCGAGGTGCTACCCCGCTTCGACCTCCGCATCCCGGCCGGCCAGACGGTCGCCGTGGTGGGCTCGACCGGGGCGGGCAAGTCGACGCTGGCGAAGCTCCTGGCGCGGTTCTACGACCCCACCGAGGGCCGGGTCCTGCTCGACGGCACGGACCTGCGCGACCTCTCGGTACCGGACCTGCGGCGCGGCGTCGTGATGGTGACGCAGGAGGCCTTCCTGTTCTCCGGCACCGTCGCGGAGAACATCGCCATCGGGCGCCCGGACGCCACCCGGGAGGAGATCGAGCAGGCCGCGAAGGCGATCGGCGCGCACGACTTCATCGCGTCACTGCCCGACGGCTACGACACCGACGTACGCAAGCGCGGTGGCCGGATCTCCGCGGGTCAGCGGCAGCTGGTGGCCTTCGCACGGGCGCTGCTCGCGGACCCGGCGGTGCTGATCCTGGACGAGGCCACCAGCTCGCTGGACATCCCGGGCGAGCGGGCCGTGCAGCGTGCCATGGACACCGTGCTGCGGGGCCGTACGGCGATGGTCATCGCCCACCGCCTGTCCACGGTGGAGATCGCCGACCGGGTGCTCGTCATGGCGGACGGCCGCGTCGTGGAGGACGGGCCGCCCGCGGAGCTGATCGCGGACACGGGTGCCTTCGCGGACCTGCACCGCGCCTGGCGGGAGAGCGTCGCCGGCTGA
- a CDS encoding ABC transporter ATP-binding protein, protein MPETPAPTLPEPAARATPATAATDASDPLGAPTAPDAQAAPAGGHSTARSLLRLWPYVRRVRVRLLTAAGIAIVASSVGLVIPLVLKWIVDDPVAHRDPGGVWLGALYLLLLGIAEACLFGLRRWLVARPLAGVEAEMRSDLYGHLQRLPVAFHDRWASGQLLSRGTTDLMLIRMFLAFPLTFLLVNGATILIGVVILLAQQWILGLVLLAPAVPLMVVCAYFETRYSIVARQAQDQVGDLTTVVEEGVLGIRIIKGFGRHRSQAMAFRTLARTLRGTELAKARLLAWIWAVIMTLPELAIGAALVLGTLQVADGTVSAGTLVAFLSTALALRWPIESIGFLLAMTQESATATERYFEVMDAEQETADLPAKAEHPADATAPGNATAPGNTTPPATSTAPATATASRTTASGLRFEAVEFRYPDAPPTAPPVLSHIDLHIAPGETMALVGATGSGKTTLTALVPRLHEPTGGRITLDGEDITAIPRARLRTLVAVAFEEPTLFSASVAENVLMGAPEAAGDTELRRALSVSQAEFVHQLPEGATTQVGEQGLSLSGGQRQRLALARAVVGRPRFLVLDDPLSALDVHTEALVEAALRRVLADTTALVVAHRPSTVLLADRVALLDQGRITAVGTHQELLRSNPTYAWLMSATGSEGTADSPAPAPAPDAARIGAASAASSSASAPEGKKDR, encoded by the coding sequence ATGCCCGAGACCCCTGCACCCACGCTGCCCGAGCCCGCCGCGCGGGCGACCCCGGCCACGGCCGCGACCGACGCATCCGACCCGTTGGGGGCACCCACCGCGCCGGACGCCCAGGCCGCGCCGGCCGGAGGCCACTCCACGGCGCGCTCGCTGCTGCGCTTGTGGCCCTACGTGCGCCGGGTGCGCGTCCGGCTCCTCACCGCGGCCGGCATCGCGATAGTCGCGTCCAGCGTGGGGCTGGTGATCCCGCTCGTCCTGAAGTGGATCGTCGACGACCCGGTGGCGCACCGGGACCCCGGCGGCGTCTGGCTCGGCGCCCTCTACCTGCTGCTGCTCGGCATCGCCGAGGCCTGCCTGTTCGGGCTGCGCCGCTGGCTGGTGGCGCGCCCGCTGGCGGGCGTGGAGGCCGAGATGCGGAGCGACCTCTACGGCCACCTCCAGAGGCTGCCGGTCGCCTTCCACGACCGCTGGGCGTCGGGGCAGCTGCTGTCGCGGGGCACCACGGACCTGATGCTGATCCGGATGTTCCTCGCCTTCCCTCTGACGTTCCTGCTGGTGAACGGCGCGACGATCCTGATCGGCGTCGTCATCCTGCTGGCCCAGCAGTGGATCCTCGGGCTGGTGCTGCTGGCTCCCGCCGTGCCGCTCATGGTGGTGTGCGCGTACTTCGAGACCCGGTACTCCATCGTGGCCCGCCAGGCGCAGGACCAGGTCGGCGACCTGACGACGGTCGTCGAGGAGGGCGTGCTCGGCATCCGCATCATCAAGGGTTTCGGCCGGCACCGCAGCCAGGCGATGGCCTTCCGCACCCTCGCGCGCACCCTGCGGGGTACGGAACTGGCCAAGGCCCGGCTGCTCGCGTGGATCTGGGCCGTCATCATGACGCTGCCGGAACTGGCCATCGGCGCCGCGCTGGTCCTCGGCACCCTCCAGGTGGCGGACGGCACGGTGTCCGCGGGCACGCTGGTGGCCTTCCTCTCCACGGCCCTCGCGCTGCGCTGGCCGATCGAGTCCATCGGCTTCCTGCTGGCCATGACCCAGGAGTCCGCGACCGCGACGGAACGCTACTTCGAGGTGATGGACGCGGAGCAGGAGACGGCGGACCTCCCCGCGAAGGCCGAGCACCCGGCGGACGCCACCGCGCCGGGGAACGCCACCGCGCCGGGGAACACCACCCCGCCGGCCACGTCCACGGCTCCCGCCACCGCGACCGCCTCCCGGACCACCGCCTCCGGCCTCCGTTTCGAGGCCGTCGAGTTCCGCTACCCGGACGCGCCGCCCACCGCCCCGCCCGTACTGAGCCATATCGACCTGCACATCGCGCCCGGCGAGACGATGGCCCTGGTGGGCGCCACGGGCAGCGGCAAGACGACCCTCACGGCCCTCGTCCCCCGGCTGCACGAGCCGACCGGCGGCCGCATCACCCTGGACGGCGAGGACATCACGGCGATCCCACGCGCGCGTCTGCGCACGCTGGTCGCCGTCGCCTTCGAGGAGCCCACGCTGTTCTCGGCGAGCGTCGCGGAGAACGTGCTGATGGGCGCCCCGGAAGCGGCGGGCGACACGGAGTTGCGGCGCGCCCTGTCGGTGTCCCAGGCGGAGTTCGTGCACCAGCTCCCCGAAGGCGCCACCACGCAGGTGGGCGAGCAGGGGCTCAGCCTGTCGGGCGGGCAGCGGCAGCGCCTCGCGCTGGCCCGCGCGGTCGTGGGGCGCCCCCGCTTCCTGGTGCTGGACGACCCGCTGTCCGCGCTCGACGTGCACACGGAGGCGCTGGTGGAGGCCGCCCTGCGCCGGGTGCTCGCCGACACGACCGCGCTCGTCGTCGCGCACCGCCCCTCCACGGTGCTGCTCGCCGACCGGGTCGCCCTCCTCGACCAGGGCCGGATCACCGCCGTCGGCACGCACCAGGAGCTGCTGCGCAGCAATCCCACCTACGCCTGGCTGATGTCGGCCACCGGCTCCGAGGGCACGGCGGACTCGCCCGCACCCGCCCCCGCGCCGGACGCGGCACGGATCGGGGCGGCGTCCGCCGCCTCCTCGTCCGCATCCGCCCCCGAAGGGAAGAAGGACCGATGA
- a CDS encoding ABC transporter ATP-binding protein, giving the protein MPVTDPPPVASGGHPGPRPIIEVQSLTKSYAGRAVVDGVSFAVEEGEIFGILGPNGAGKTTTVECIEGLRVPDAGRIRVAGLDPVTEHEAVTRILGAQLQESELQAKLTVREALELYAAFYPSPADWRPLAERLGLTDKLGTRFGKLSGGQKQRLFIALALIGNPRVVVLDELTTGLDPRARRDTWELIEEVRGGGVTVLLVTHFMEEAQRLCDRIAVIDHGRVAALDTPAGLIGRATSSTVISFTPSSPLEEAVLAELPQVASVQSKDGRITLSGTDETVNAVITLLTRRHITAYQLRVADATLDDAFLDLTGA; this is encoded by the coding sequence ATGCCTGTCACAGATCCCCCGCCGGTCGCGTCCGGCGGCCACCCGGGACCACGCCCGATCATCGAGGTGCAGTCCCTCACGAAGTCGTACGCCGGCCGCGCCGTCGTCGACGGAGTCTCGTTCGCCGTGGAGGAGGGCGAGATCTTCGGAATCCTCGGTCCCAACGGCGCGGGGAAGACGACGACGGTCGAGTGCATAGAGGGACTGCGCGTCCCCGACGCCGGCCGTATCCGCGTCGCGGGCCTCGACCCGGTCACCGAGCACGAGGCCGTCACCCGGATCCTCGGCGCCCAGCTCCAGGAGAGCGAGCTGCAGGCGAAGCTCACGGTCCGCGAGGCCCTTGAGCTGTACGCGGCCTTCTATCCCTCGCCGGCCGACTGGCGCCCGCTCGCCGAGCGGCTCGGGCTCACCGACAAGCTGGGCACCCGCTTCGGAAAGCTGTCGGGAGGGCAGAAGCAGCGGCTGTTCATCGCGCTCGCCCTGATAGGCAATCCCCGGGTCGTCGTCCTGGACGAGCTGACGACCGGCCTCGACCCCCGGGCCCGGCGCGACACCTGGGAGCTCATAGAAGAGGTGCGCGGCGGCGGCGTCACCGTCCTGCTGGTCACCCACTTCATGGAGGAGGCCCAGCGGCTCTGCGACCGGATCGCGGTGATCGACCACGGCCGGGTGGCGGCCCTGGACACCCCGGCCGGCCTGATAGGCCGTGCCACGAGTTCGACCGTGATCTCCTTCACCCCCTCCTCTCCCCTGGAGGAGGCCGTCCTCGCCGAGCTGCCCCAGGTGGCGTCCGTGCAGAGCAAGGACGGCCGGATCACCCTGAGCGGCACCGACGAGACGGTCAACGCCGTCATCACCCTGCTGACCCGCCGGCACATCACCGCCTACCAGCTCCGCGTCGCCGACGCCACGCTCGACGACGCGTTCCTTGACCTGACAGGAGCCTGA
- a CDS encoding ABC transporter permease, with amino-acid sequence MSATTVSAPARPAGNRPWRAVMITEARLFRREPAGIFWILCFPTLLLVVLGSIPSFREHDPDLGGIRLVDAYVPVSVLLAMIVSGLQSMPPVVTGYRERGILRRMSTTPVRPGALLGTQMGLHGAAAVVSTVLSLAVGRLAFDVPLPRQALGYVLGLLLAVLAALAMGALVSALSRTSKIAGAIGSVVFFPMMFCAGVWLPVRAMPDTLARIVELTPFGAAAGALDQAALGDWPSWAHLGVLALWAVVLSAAASRWFRWE; translated from the coding sequence ATGAGCGCCACCACTGTCTCCGCCCCCGCCCGACCGGCGGGCAACCGCCCCTGGCGTGCCGTGATGATCACCGAGGCGAGACTCTTCAGACGTGAGCCCGCCGGCATCTTCTGGATCCTCTGCTTCCCCACCCTCCTGCTGGTGGTCCTCGGCTCCATCCCCTCCTTCCGTGAGCACGATCCCGACCTGGGCGGCATCCGCCTCGTGGACGCGTACGTCCCCGTGTCGGTGCTGCTCGCCATGATCGTCTCCGGTCTCCAGTCGATGCCGCCGGTCGTCACGGGCTACCGGGAGCGCGGCATCCTGCGCCGGATGTCCACCACCCCCGTGCGCCCCGGCGCCCTGCTCGGTACCCAGATGGGCCTGCACGGCGCGGCGGCCGTGGTCTCCACCGTGCTCAGCCTCGCGGTGGGCCGGCTCGCCTTCGACGTGCCGCTGCCCCGGCAGGCGCTCGGATACGTCCTCGGCCTGCTCCTCGCGGTGCTCGCCGCCCTGGCGATGGGAGCTCTGGTCTCGGCCCTCTCCCGTACCTCGAAGATCGCGGGTGCGATCGGGTCCGTGGTGTTCTTCCCGATGATGTTCTGCGCAGGTGTCTGGTTGCCGGTGCGCGCGATGCCCGACACCCTTGCGCGGATCGTCGAGCTCACCCCGTTCGGGGCGGCGGCGGGGGCCCTCGACCAGGCGGCTTTGGGCGACTGGCCGTCCTGGGCACACCTCGGCGTACTCGCGCTGTGGGCCGTGGTGCTCTCCGCGGCCGCGTCCCGCTGGTTCCGGTGGGAGTGA
- a CDS encoding sensor histidine kinase: MLLSAATLVTLASGSLIMSHSDRIAAIPLVCAAFALQLWWYRVSASPLAPSRTSERYYAARWALGFALSWTNPFMSLYAVSGYFGAERLLPARRVKLGLFATAVTMAGAEAGGLPPPAPLSWVLFGTMLAFNGVLVTIFSQLGAKEAERNRLQASTIAELESANTRLQQALDENAALHAQLLVQAREAGVADERRRLAAEIHDTIAQGLTGIIAQLQVVMGTKEPGLAREHLEQAAELARHSLGEARRSVQNLAPAALEQDALPQALENTVSEWAAREEVPSQFTVTGTAQPLHEEVEATLLRIAQESLTNAAKHSGATRVGVTLSYMDDEVTLDVRDDGRGFDPRALPPRSRTGGFGLAGMRARAERIAGTLCVESEPGHGTAVSARVPLVRHDR; the protein is encoded by the coding sequence ATGCTGCTCTCGGCGGCCACGCTCGTCACGCTCGCCAGCGGCAGCCTGATCATGAGCCACAGCGATCGGATCGCCGCGATCCCGCTCGTCTGCGCCGCGTTCGCGCTGCAACTGTGGTGGTACCGCGTCAGCGCCTCCCCGCTGGCCCCGTCCCGCACCTCTGAGCGCTACTACGCCGCCCGCTGGGCGCTGGGCTTCGCCCTGTCCTGGACGAACCCGTTCATGTCGCTCTACGCGGTCTCGGGGTACTTCGGCGCGGAGAGGCTGCTGCCCGCCCGTCGCGTCAAGCTGGGCCTGTTCGCGACGGCGGTCACGATGGCCGGGGCCGAGGCCGGCGGGCTGCCTCCGCCGGCTCCGCTCAGCTGGGTGCTGTTCGGGACGATGCTCGCCTTCAACGGCGTGCTCGTCACCATCTTCAGCCAGCTGGGCGCCAAGGAGGCGGAGCGCAACCGCCTCCAGGCCAGCACCATCGCGGAACTGGAGAGCGCCAACACCCGCCTCCAGCAGGCCCTCGACGAGAACGCCGCCCTGCACGCCCAACTGCTCGTCCAGGCACGGGAGGCGGGGGTAGCCGACGAGCGGCGGCGGCTGGCTGCCGAGATCCACGACACCATCGCACAGGGCCTGACGGGCATCATCGCCCAGTTGCAGGTCGTCATGGGCACCAAGGAGCCCGGCCTGGCCAGGGAGCACCTGGAGCAGGCCGCGGAGCTCGCCCGGCACAGCCTCGGCGAGGCCCGGCGTTCGGTGCAGAATCTCGCCCCGGCCGCCCTGGAGCAGGACGCCCTGCCGCAGGCACTGGAGAACACCGTCTCCGAATGGGCGGCCCGGGAGGAGGTGCCCTCCCAGTTCACGGTCACCGGCACCGCCCAGCCGTTGCACGAGGAGGTCGAGGCCACGCTGCTGAGGATCGCCCAGGAGTCCCTGACGAACGCGGCCAAGCACTCCGGCGCCACCCGCGTCGGCGTCACCCTCTCCTACATGGACGACGAAGTGACGCTGGACGTCCGGGACGACGGCCGCGGCTTCGACCCCCGGGCCCTGCCGCCCCGCTCACGCACCGGCGGCTTCGGGCTCGCCGGGATGCGCGCCCGCGCCGAGCGCATAGCGGGAACCCTCTGCGTGGAATCCGAGCCGGGCCACGGCACGGCCGTCTCCGCTCGCGTACCGTTGGTGCGCCATGACCGATAA
- a CDS encoding response regulator transcription factor, which yields MTDKTREQDVPGLPRACVPEPSAAISLLIVDDHPVVRNGLRGMFESVEGFTVLGEADNGVAAVDLVDRVDPDVVLMDLRMPGGGGVDAIKELARRGARAKVLVLTTYDTDSDTIPAIEAGATGYLLKDAPREELFTAVRAAAEGRTVLSPAIASRLVSAVRDPSPAPGSEMLSAREREVLTLVAKGTSNREIARVLFISEATVKTHLTHIYAKLGVSDRAAAVAVAYDRRILGAAKE from the coding sequence ATGACCGATAAGACGCGCGAGCAGGACGTGCCGGGGCTGCCCCGGGCCTGTGTCCCGGAGCCGTCCGCGGCGATCAGCCTGCTCATCGTCGACGACCACCCGGTCGTGCGGAACGGCCTGCGGGGCATGTTCGAATCGGTCGAGGGCTTCACGGTGCTCGGTGAGGCGGACAACGGCGTGGCGGCGGTCGACCTCGTGGACCGCGTCGATCCGGACGTGGTCCTGATGGATCTGCGGATGCCGGGCGGCGGGGGTGTCGACGCCATCAAGGAACTCGCCCGCAGGGGCGCCCGGGCCAAGGTGCTGGTGCTCACCACGTATGACACCGACTCCGACACCATCCCGGCGATCGAGGCCGGTGCCACGGGCTACCTGCTGAAGGACGCCCCGCGCGAGGAGCTGTTCACCGCCGTCCGGGCCGCCGCGGAAGGCCGGACGGTGCTGTCGCCGGCCATCGCCTCTCGGCTGGTCTCGGCGGTCCGCGACCCGTCCCCGGCCCCGGGGAGCGAGATGCTCTCCGCCCGGGAGCGCGAGGTGCTCACCCTGGTGGCCAAGGGCACCTCCAACCGCGAGATCGCGCGGGTGCTGTTCATCAGCGAGGCCACCGTCAAGACCCACCTGACCCATATCTACGCCAAGCTCGGCGTCAGCGACCGCGCCGCGGCCGTGGCGGTGGCCTACGACCGGCGGATCCTGGGCGCGGCCAAGGAGTGA
- a CDS encoding Ig-like domain-containing protein, whose amino-acid sequence MRVVRRAPRAGVVLAAGLCGAALLASAAGCGAGGLLGEPPSAKDAIAVTPADGSGHVALGRPIGVRVRSGRLESVRVVRYQDAQRFTVPGRISTDGLSWRPAESGRLVTAARYTVDAVALDGHGRRSARHAAFRTLVPDHRFIGYVTPQNRTTVGTGMIISLEFNRSIRNRAAVQRAVRVVARPAVPIAPHWFGHDRLDFRPEHYWRPGTRVTVELRLQDVVAAPGVYGLQSRTITFTVGRNQTSRVDAAAHTMQVRRDGKLISTLPITAGAPSTTTYNGKMVVSEMLKETRMNSRTVGFGGEYDIPDVPHALRLTSSGTFLHGNYWAEDVFGTENVSHGCVGLRDVKGGGDSTPAGWFFARSLVGDVIEVVNSQDRLVDPGNGLSGWNMSWPRWRAGAA is encoded by the coding sequence ATTCGCGTAGTGAGGCGCGCGCCGCGCGCAGGAGTCGTACTGGCGGCCGGGCTCTGCGGGGCCGCTCTGCTGGCCTCCGCCGCCGGCTGCGGCGCGGGCGGGCTGCTCGGCGAACCGCCCTCGGCCAAGGACGCCATCGCGGTCACACCGGCCGACGGCAGCGGGCACGTAGCGCTGGGGCGGCCCATCGGGGTGCGGGTGCGCAGCGGGCGGCTGGAGTCGGTGCGGGTCGTGCGGTACCAGGACGCCCAGCGGTTCACGGTGCCCGGCCGGATCTCCACGGACGGGCTGTCCTGGCGGCCGGCGGAAAGCGGCCGGCTGGTGACGGCCGCGCGGTACACCGTCGACGCGGTCGCACTCGACGGGCACGGCCGCCGGTCGGCGCGGCACGCCGCCTTCCGCACCCTGGTCCCGGACCACCGGTTCATCGGCTACGTCACCCCGCAGAACCGGACCACCGTCGGCACCGGAATGATCATCTCGCTGGAGTTCAACCGGTCGATCCGCAACCGTGCGGCTGTGCAGCGCGCCGTCCGCGTGGTGGCCAGGCCCGCCGTGCCCATCGCCCCGCACTGGTTCGGCCACGACCGTCTCGACTTCCGCCCCGAGCACTACTGGAGGCCCGGCACGAGGGTCACCGTCGAACTGCGCCTCCAGGACGTGGTGGCGGCACCGGGCGTGTACGGGCTCCAGAGCAGGACCATCACCTTCACCGTCGGCCGCAACCAGACGAGCCGGGTCGACGCCGCCGCGCACACCATGCAGGTCCGGCGCGACGGGAAGCTCATCAGCACCCTGCCCATCACGGCCGGCGCTCCGAGCACCACCACCTACAACGGGAAGATGGTGGTCAGCGAGATGCTGAAGGAGACCAGGATGAACAGCCGCACGGTCGGCTTCGGCGGCGAGTACGACATCCCGGACGTCCCGCACGCCCTGCGGCTCACGTCCTCGGGCACGTTCCTGCACGGCAACTACTGGGCCGAGGACGTCTTCGGCACCGAGAACGTCAGCCACGGCTGCGTGGGCCTGCGCGATGTGAAGGGCGGCGGCGACAGCACGCCCGCCGGCTGGTTCTTCGCCCGCAGCCTCGTCGGGGACGTGATCGAGGTGGTGAACTCCCAGGACAGGCTGGTCGACCCCGGCAACGGACTCAGCGGCTGGAACATGAGCTGGCCCCGGTGGCGCGCGGGGGCGGCCTGA
- a CDS encoding Ig-like domain-containing protein: MEGRPITGPSVGARGARLRLGRRGRSGPWAVLLGAALLLVTACGGGDEADGDKNGGKPSKPPVPNAVVTISPKDGTHSVDTTGALKVAASGGKLTGVTVRDAKGHPVDGTLAGDGKTWSPSGHLTSNTTYTVQASAKNSEGRATSSKSTFTTLKPKNTFVGIFTPEDGSKVGVGMPFSLHFTRGITHPEDVQKGIRITTDPEVPVKGHWFGNDRLDFRPEHYWKPGTKVTATLDLDGVKGRPGVYGTQTKSVTFTIGRTQISTVDAKKHMMSVERDGKVIRKVPITAGGTGHTTYNGQMVISEKYHITRMDGRTVGFGGEYDIKDVPHAMRLSTSGTFIHGNYWAGGAFGNYNASHGCVGLRDVKGAWSKKTPAAWFYDNSLIGDVVIVKNSKDTQIQPDNGLNGWNMSWADWTK; the protein is encoded by the coding sequence GTGGAGGGGCGACCGATAACCGGTCCATCGGTTGGCGCGCGGGGCGCACGTCTACGACTCGGGCGCCGCGGGCGCTCAGGCCCGTGGGCCGTGCTGCTCGGGGCCGCGCTGCTGCTCGTCACCGCCTGCGGGGGCGGGGACGAGGCCGACGGCGACAAGAACGGCGGCAAGCCGAGCAAGCCACCCGTGCCGAACGCCGTGGTGACCATCAGCCCGAAGGACGGCACGCACTCCGTCGACACCACCGGCGCCCTCAAGGTCGCGGCCTCCGGCGGCAAGCTCACCGGCGTCACGGTGCGGGACGCGAAGGGCCACCCGGTCGACGGTACCCTCGCGGGCGACGGGAAGACCTGGAGCCCCTCCGGCCACCTCACCTCGAACACCACCTACACCGTGCAGGCCAGCGCCAAGAACTCCGAGGGCCGCGCGACGTCGAGCAAGTCCACCTTCACCACGCTCAAGCCCAAGAACACCTTCGTCGGGATCTTCACCCCGGAGGACGGTTCGAAGGTGGGCGTCGGCATGCCGTTCTCGCTGCACTTCACCCGCGGTATCACCCACCCGGAGGACGTGCAGAAGGGCATCCGGATCACCACCGACCCGGAGGTCCCCGTCAAGGGCCACTGGTTCGGCAACGACCGCCTCGACTTCCGCCCCGAGCACTACTGGAAGCCCGGCACCAAGGTCACCGCCACGCTCGACCTCGACGGCGTCAAGGGCCGGCCCGGCGTCTACGGCACCCAGACCAAGTCGGTGACGTTCACCATCGGCCGCACCCAGATCTCCACCGTCGACGCCAAGAAGCACATGATGAGCGTCGAGCGGGACGGCAAGGTCATCAGGAAGGTCCCGATCACCGCGGGCGGCACCGGCCACACGACGTACAACGGCCAGATGGTGATCAGCGAGAAGTACCACATCACCCGGATGGACGGCCGCACGGTCGGCTTCGGCGGCGAGTACGACATCAAGGACGTGCCGCACGCCATGCGCCTGTCGACCTCCGGCACCTTCATCCACGGCAACTACTGGGCGGGCGGCGCCTTCGGGAACTACAACGCCAGCCACGGCTGCGTCGGCCTGAGGGACGTGAAGGGCGCCTGGAGCAAGAAGACGCCCGCCGCGTGGTTCTACGACAACTCCCTCATCGGCGACGTCGTCATCGTCAAGAACTCCAAGGACACGCAGATCCAGCCGGACAACGGCCTCAACGGCTGGAACATGTCCTGGGCGGACTGGACCAAGTAG